The Magnolia sinica isolate HGM2019 chromosome 9, MsV1, whole genome shotgun sequence sequence CCAGTAGAACTTCGGTTTCATTAGAGGCACTGCTTCTCCCGGGTGATCTTCCCAGTACTTCTCCTGCTTGACATCACAAGGCGGCGCTTTTAGTTAACGAGAACTTCACTGATAAAAATGTAAATGTTCTTGTTTAAACATGCCATGATTCCCAATGTGTTGCAGCCACCAATCACTGAAATGAGTAATACTCCATAATTCATGAAACAGATCAAAAAACAAAGGATGATAATGAATGGCAGTGAAATGGATTTGTGATCTTATAGCAAATGCAATAGTCAATTGAGGCAAAACAGCAGCTGAAGATAAACAGAGCcattatcatcatcaacatcatcatgcAGAGCACTAAAAGGGATttgtaattttaaattaaatgcaaTAGAATATTCAGACaaaacaccaccaccaccatcattgtTTTCATCGTCATCACCACTCTCATCATTCTCATCATCATGTCGTCGTCATCATTATTATTGAATCATCATCACCGCCGCTGTCATCATCATCGTTGTTGAGGCTTTAATTGTGAGATTCATAATATGATGTGATAGAAAAATGTTGGTCGTCATCATTATTGAGGTTTTAATTGTGAAGTTCTTGATATGATGTGATAGAAAAATGCCAGTTCAATCAGAAGGGGGGAAAAGGATATTCATgatcttctcttttttttggcaaaaggtaGGAGCAGAATTCATAATGACTTGCTGCTTCTTTTTCCGCCATTTTTTCTACTTAATTATTTCCCATCCTTCCATCCTCCAACATGGAGTAGTCTAGCCTAGTTGCAACTTTAAGTGTATCCAAATGGGTGAGTTGATTATCAAGAGTATAGGAACTTCAAATGGAAAGCATCAAGAGAAATAAAGACATGCTTGAATCCAGGGCAACCTTAACCTTATAAAGCTGCTCTGTTAGTGCAGATCCAATAACCCCAGTATAGAATGCAGCTATATATACTGAAACGAGTGGCTTGAAAGATTTTGGACGGCGATAGGGCTCAATCATATCCCAAAGGAAAGTTTTCTCCCACTTAGAGTACAAGCGATCTGCGTACATTCTCCATAGTGTGCTCGTCATTTCTATGACATAAAACATGTTTGATGTTTCAGAAACTGTTGAAATGAATTAACAATAACTCGCATatatgtgaaatgcatgggaaagAATCCAACTTTTTGTCTCTCACTAAGTTCAATAATAAGAAAACATGTTCATGAACATAGTATTCTAATCAAATTAATATATAGGGCCTGTTTGAATTTGGGCAAAGTTGAGTCGCATGGCAATCTATGGCATGCTGTCAAGTTTAGATGGTCATGGACATGCTGTTGTTAACTAGTTATTTTGTCTCTGGTTTGTCAAACACCCGGGAACAAGGACAGGTAGATTGTAGCAAATGTGAGGAACTTAAAGATTGGTTGGTAGCACATTTACACGTGCATCTGCATATTTGACACGTTTGCCATATTTTTTTAGTAATTGATGCGGCACAtatgcacatgtgggatgcttgaacTTTGAGGTCGCAAACGTAGCACATTGGAGCATCTCACACATGTGCACGGATAAGCGTGATCTTCATGTGCACCAAAATCGTAAAGAGTCATCGACAAGTAGTACCCCCTCTCCACCAAAGACACCTAATCCAAGGTCTAAGAGTCACAACCAGGACTACTTGTTCAAAAGTGGATTGGTTCCCATGCACAAGAGGATTGACAAACCATGGATGTGTACAGTTGCTCTGTTGCGACACCTTTGCCCAAATCCAAACAGCCCCATAGTTTGAAAACATCACCCGCTACAAAGAAAAGTTCTCGATAGTTTCCTTCAAGAAGTAAATATAATTGAATCATACAGTGGTCAAACTAGAAAGTGGATTGAAGTCAACAAGATgttaacaaaaaaatatatatataactagtATCCAGTTTAGGAGAACAATATAGATATACGCAACAATGCATTTGGAATTCCTCTAGAGGTGGGGCCGGATGAGTTTCTTTCCATCCAAATTGTTATTTGGTTCTAGGTGAAAGGGAGTAAACATTGATTTTTGGAGCAGAAAGATTGTAAGACGTAATGGTCTTATTAATGCCATAAAAAAATTCGAAGGTGAAGCTCAAGTAATGATTTCTAGCAATTAGTAGCAGGCAAGGAAGATAACAGCAACGTTATTTATTGGTACATTGGTTTGTTGTATGGAGTCTTGCATATAGTCCTGAACTGCCTAAAAAACTCTATGGGAAAATTCTAACCAAATTTGTGAAT is a genomic window containing:
- the LOC131255622 gene encoding uncharacterized protein At4g29660 isoform X1 codes for the protein MTSGGEGPLWWALLDEWSRLLEEMTSTLWRMYADRLYSKWEKTFLWDMIEPYRRPKSFKPLVSVYIAAFYTGVIGSALTEQLYKEKYWEDHPGEAVPLMKPKFYWGPWKVLRGDVLPPNQ
- the LOC131255622 gene encoding uncharacterized protein At4g29660 isoform X2, coding for MTSTLWRMYADRLYSKWEKTFLWDMIEPYRRPKSFKPLVSVYIAAFYTGVIGSALTEQLYKEKYWEDHPGEAVPLMKPKFYWGPWKVLRGDVLPPNQ